One Lachnospiraceae bacterium C1.1 genomic region harbors:
- a CDS encoding DDE-type integrase/transposase/recombinase has product MNIILYLLQIIQQLYQQNCWLINFICRYVPLKQWAFDDSHSPKYQKFKVDELPKIVYYHHDWDWKDLNNYYTQRYGKPVKPIKRRSEFDIPEDCTCPSCHAPQPYLYKNNGKAGQILCKICQTAFTPGDNRFDNQMSLKCPHCQHTLVRKKDRKHFVIHKCVNPKCSYYLRNLKKVDKEDLDEDYGKNKYKLHYIYREFTIDFFKMDLNSLPKNASSLKFNKHNAYIMSLCLTFHVNLGLSLRKTRQALSDLYGISISHQQIANYCKTAAICVKPFVDNYPYEKGSAFAADETYIKVRGIKGYVWLILNAATRAIIGYQISDNRGVGPCILAMRMAFKGITELPKNFKFIADGYSAYPLAAQQFFRQFGEKFKFEITQVIGLQNNDEVSKEYRPFKQMIERLNRTYKASYRITNGFDNYDGANYDLTLWVAYYNFLRPHKHNGFKPPVVDDILSKAENMPAKWQTMIYFGQKKILELQEAS; this is encoded by the coding sequence GTGAACATTATACTTTATTTACTACAAATCATTCAACAACTCTATCAACAAAACTGCTGGCTGATAAATTTCATCTGCAGATATGTACCGCTTAAGCAATGGGCTTTCGATGACTCCCATTCACCAAAATATCAAAAGTTCAAAGTTGATGAACTGCCTAAGATTGTCTATTACCATCATGATTGGGATTGGAAAGATCTCAACAACTACTATACCCAGCGCTATGGTAAACCTGTTAAGCCTATCAAGAGACGCTCTGAGTTTGACATTCCGGAGGATTGCACATGCCCTTCATGTCATGCACCTCAGCCTTATCTCTACAAAAACAATGGCAAGGCAGGCCAGATACTGTGTAAGATCTGCCAGACTGCATTCACTCCTGGTGACAACCGCTTTGATAATCAGATGTCTCTAAAGTGTCCGCACTGTCAGCACACTCTTGTCCGCAAGAAAGACCGTAAGCATTTCGTCATCCATAAGTGCGTTAATCCCAAGTGTTCTTACTATCTCCGCAATCTAAAGAAAGTTGATAAAGAAGACCTTGATGAAGACTATGGGAAGAATAAATATAAGCTTCACTACATCTACCGCGAATTCACGATAGATTTCTTTAAGATGGACTTAAATTCTCTTCCGAAGAATGCATCATCGCTTAAGTTTAATAAGCACAACGCATATATCATGTCTCTTTGCCTTACATTCCACGTCAATCTTGGATTATCTCTTCGTAAAACAAGGCAGGCATTATCTGATCTATATGGCATATCTATATCCCATCAGCAGATCGCCAACTACTGCAAAACAGCAGCCATCTGTGTTAAACCTTTTGTAGATAACTATCCCTACGAAAAGGGCTCTGCATTTGCTGCTGACGAAACATATATCAAAGTCCGCGGAATCAAAGGTTATGTTTGGCTTATACTCAATGCTGCCACCAGAGCCATCATTGGTTATCAGATATCTGACAATCGTGGTGTCGGTCCCTGCATTCTTGCCATGCGAATGGCCTTCAAAGGTATCACTGAACTCCCCAAAAACTTTAAGTTCATAGCTGATGGTTACAGCGCATATCCTTTAGCTGCACAGCAGTTCTTCCGCCAGTTTGGAGAAAAGTTCAAGTTTGAAATCACCCAGGTAATCGGTCTCCAAAACAATGACGAAGTATCCAAGGAATATCGTCCATTTAAGCAGATGATAGAACGCCTTAACCGTACTTACAAAGCCTCATATCGCATCACCAATGGATTCGATAATTACGATGGTGCCAACTATGATCTGACTCTCTGGGTTGCGTATTACAACTTTCTGAGGCCGCACAAACACAATGGCTTCAAGCCTCCAGTTGTAGATGACATACTCTCAAAAGCTGAAAACATGCCAGCCAAATGGCAAACAATGATATACTTCGGCCAGAAAAAGATACTGGAGCTTCAGGAAGCCAGCTGA
- the tnpA gene encoding IS200/IS605 family transposase, producing MDNLSLSHSRYNCTYHIVFIPKYRRKVMFGNLRKEVGEAIGKICKLEGVTIIKAATLPDHVHMYVSIPPKMAVSKVVGRIKGKSSLMLFDRHPEYRERYNRNFWARGYYCETIGNVNEATIIKYIAEQYERDRLEGETKRL from the coding sequence ATGGACAATTTAAGTCTATCACATAGTAGATACAATTGCACCTACCATATCGTTTTTATTCCAAAATATCGTCGTAAGGTGATGTTTGGAAATTTGAGAAAAGAGGTTGGAGAAGCAATTGGAAAAATATGCAAGCTTGAGGGAGTGACAATAATAAAGGCTGCAACATTACCAGATCATGTACATATGTATGTTTCAATTCCACCTAAAATGGCTGTATCAAAAGTAGTTGGAAGGATAAAGGGCAAAAGCTCATTGATGCTATTCGATAGACATCCAGAATATCGCGAAAGATATAACAGAAATTTTTGGGCAAGAGGATATTACTGTGAAACAATCGGTAATGTTAATGAGGCAACAATAATAAAGTATATTGCTGAACAGTATGAAAGGGATCGACTGGAAGGAGAGACCAAAAGATTATGA
- a CDS encoding helix-turn-helix transcriptional regulator, which produces MDIIKRIDYLMKERKWSDYRLSKESGLSSSTIANIHRRNTVPSIATLELICNAFGITLSQFFNDDSAYVQLNKEQQHLFSKWLSLTNSQKQLILKLIEEFK; this is translated from the coding sequence ATGGATATAATAAAAAGAATTGACTATCTAATGAAAGAAAGAAAATGGTCAGATTACAGACTATCAAAGGAATCCGGTCTATCTTCCTCTACAATAGCCAATATTCACCGGCGTAATACTGTTCCATCTATTGCAACACTTGAGCTTATATGCAACGCATTTGGAATTACCTTGTCACAATTTTTCAACGATGACTCAGCATATGTCCAGCTTAATAAGGAACAGCAGCATCTGTTTTCGAAATGGCTTTCTCTTACAAACAGCCAGAAGCAGTTAATCTTAAAACTTATTGAAGAATTCAAATAA
- a CDS encoding serine/threonine-protein kinase, with amino-acid sequence MFNNRLPVSYYKELAALSEKHKVYIVQHVENKKIFLKKILTVYNLNVYEQLFRQPARNVPRIHAMYESDGMLTIIEEYISGDTLEEIVNICGKIPEAEAVSYCMKLCDILHELHSRKPPIIHRDIKPSNIMLTEDERIVLIDFNAARQCTNMSGRDTRLIGTEGYAAPEQFGFGNSTSRSDIYAIGRLLEDITGLSSDQYTKISPKTKRVIAKCLEINPKDRFHDVQHLKSALKKICNYSSARSTYC; translated from the coding sequence ATGTTTAATAACAGACTCCCAGTTTCCTATTACAAAGAGCTGGCTGCACTTTCTGAAAAGCATAAGGTTTACATTGTTCAACATGTTGAAAACAAAAAAATCTTTCTAAAAAAAATTTTAACTGTCTACAATCTAAATGTCTATGAGCAGCTCTTTCGCCAGCCTGCAAGGAATGTTCCAAGGATCCATGCCATGTATGAAAGTGATGGTATGCTGACTATTATTGAAGAATATATATCCGGGGATACTCTCGAGGAAATAGTAAATATCTGCGGAAAAATCCCCGAAGCTGAAGCTGTTTCCTATTGTATGAAATTGTGTGATATACTCCATGAGCTTCATTCCAGAAAACCGCCCATTATCCATCGTGACATCAAGCCCTCCAACATCATGCTCACCGAAGATGAAAGGATTGTCCTGATAGACTTTAACGCTGCGCGTCAATGTACAAATATGAGCGGGCGTGACACCAGGCTTATAGGTACAGAAGGCTACGCTGCTCCGGAACAGTTCGGCTTTGGAAATTCCACATCCAGGTCTGATATTTATGCTATAGGTAGACTTCTGGAAGATATTACCGGATTATCCTCTGATCAATACACAAAGATTTCACCGAAAACAAAACGTGTCATTGCCAAGTGTCTCGAGATCAATCCGAAAGACCGTTTTCATGATGTGCAGCATCTAAAGTCAGCACTCAAAAAAATTTGTAACTATTCATCAGCGCGAAGCACTTACTGCTGA
- a CDS encoding MATE family efflux transporter: MDYIAGILSNDDSILLGESIEAVGSVIFGPAVGGIATLISCILTDYLMYHSFEYSFVSIFEASSMFLIGKIYRSLNQDEDKFGVREIVVFNFVQVVVNVSVLYLSTPPAAVLFFGFIVNEWSREDMLIEMAALGNNTFSACISIALIGTVMLAAATFVRKKIKDYGSVSAVFHSMIKLNFIRKEYRTRALEYSVGVFFAIALTMVDGVISGHYLGIDALAATSLMFPLASFSSFVSNIITSGCSNLCAIARGDGDYEKAERLFSLGLITTIALGLLQSFIFYVTQDNYFNFYTTTSTIERLAREYYRFYIFVPPFMALATFMDEMVASDGDDMLSYAGYLTSFAVNVGASIILSGIMGIGGLSLGTMLSYASYLLVVLLHFLKKSNTCKFRFWFSFMDLFRFVELSLKANTSGLCMSAASATFTKGILLFWGNDYLIANTVLCAMLEIYEMINGPSEAAEYLFATYLGEKNRDGIKTLFLETLTACLVIGMAVSLLLLMMPNIVLMLYGINDSPLNVELIKCIRYCAVGLIAASIGGFLSDYYGNTKKPLWSCMLVTFRIAIFPILFCVTFSLEGGIIAMGKGMLLAQIFSIAIFYGFVVIINGSESIPYMLDDPDFEKVRTISFEYTPEDYERISSWINDNLAELGIEDKSRKSVCDILRSLWEQTDKRNSKKTVLGECVLRFIEEPVVVIKDNGELFKPDIENDHISYNVLMSSNSNTIRI, from the coding sequence ATGGATTATATTGCCGGCATACTGTCCAATGATGATTCTATCTTATTGGGGGAATCCATAGAAGCCGTAGGATCTGTCATCTTCGGTCCGGCTGTCGGTGGAATTGCAACCCTGATCAGCTGCATATTGACAGATTATCTGATGTACCATAGTTTTGAATATAGCTTTGTAAGTATTTTTGAGGCTTCTTCAATGTTTCTTATTGGTAAGATATACAGAAGCCTTAATCAGGATGAGGATAAATTCGGTGTCCGTGAGATCGTTGTTTTTAATTTCGTTCAGGTTGTGGTAAATGTTTCTGTACTGTACCTGTCAACACCACCTGCCGCCGTTCTTTTTTTTGGATTCATAGTTAATGAATGGTCAAGAGAGGATATGCTTATTGAAATGGCAGCCTTAGGGAATAATACGTTTTCAGCGTGCATATCCATAGCCCTTATAGGAACTGTCATGCTGGCAGCAGCTACTTTTGTCAGAAAAAAAATAAAAGATTACGGATCTGTTTCCGCAGTATTTCATTCTATGATCAAACTCAATTTTATCAGAAAGGAATACAGAACCCGTGCTTTGGAATATTCTGTCGGAGTATTTTTTGCCATCGCACTCACAATGGTAGACGGGGTGATTTCAGGACATTATCTTGGAATCGATGCGCTGGCAGCGACTTCACTTATGTTTCCTCTGGCATCTTTCAGCTCTTTCGTTTCCAATATCATCACTTCCGGCTGCTCGAATCTCTGTGCTATAGCCAGAGGAGATGGTGATTACGAAAAAGCTGAAAGGCTTTTTTCGCTTGGTCTTATCACGACTATTGCATTGGGACTGCTTCAGTCCTTTATATTTTATGTCACACAGGATAATTATTTTAATTTCTATACTACCACAAGCACGATCGAGAGATTAGCAAGGGAATATTACCGCTTTTATATTTTTGTCCCACCCTTTATGGCACTGGCTACATTCATGGATGAAATGGTTGCCTCGGACGGGGATGACATGCTTTCCTATGCCGGGTATCTGACATCATTTGCTGTCAATGTCGGAGCATCGATCATTCTGTCAGGGATCATGGGAATTGGAGGTCTTTCACTGGGAACAATGCTGAGTTATGCATCTTATCTTTTAGTTGTTCTCCTACATTTCCTGAAAAAAAGCAACACCTGCAAATTCCGTTTCTGGTTCTCTTTTATGGATCTTTTCAGATTTGTTGAACTGTCCCTAAAGGCCAATACCTCCGGATTGTGCATGTCTGCAGCATCAGCCACGTTTACAAAGGGAATACTTCTCTTCTGGGGAAATGATTATCTTATTGCCAACACCGTGCTGTGTGCTATGCTGGAAATATATGAAATGATCAATGGTCCGTCCGAAGCAGCAGAATATCTATTCGCAACTTATTTAGGAGAAAAAAACAGGGATGGCATAAAGACTCTCTTCCTTGAGACATTGACTGCCTGTCTTGTCATCGGAATGGCAGTATCTCTTCTTTTACTTATGATGCCAAATATAGTGCTGATGCTATACGGTATAAATGATTCACCGCTCAACGTCGAGCTTATCAAATGCATCCGATATTGTGCTGTTGGACTTATCGCTGCTTCTATAGGCGGTTTTCTAAGTGACTATTATGGCAATACAAAAAAACCTCTGTGGTCATGCATGCTGGTCACCTTCCGCATTGCAATCTTTCCAATTCTCTTCTGTGTGACTTTTAGCCTGGAAGGCGGGATCATTGCAATGGGTAAGGGAATGCTGCTTGCCCAGATTTTTTCGATAGCCATTTTCTATGGATTTGTCGTAATAATAAATGGCAGCGAAAGTATTCCCTATATGCTGGATGATCCCGACTTTGAAAAGGTAAGGACGATTTCATTTGAATATACTCCTGAGGATTATGAACGGATCAGCAGCTGGATAAATGATAATCTGGCAGAGCTTGGCATTGAGGATAAAAGCAGAAAGTCAGTCTGCGATATCCTGCGTTCACTCTGGGAGCAGACAGATAAAAGGAACAGCAAAAAGACCGTGCTTGGTGAATGTGTCCTCAGGTTTATTGAAGAACCCGTGGTCGTGATCAAGGATAACGGTGAGCTTTTTAAACCTGATATAGAAAATGACCATATCAGTTATAATGTATTAATGTCCTCAAACAGCAATACGATCCGTATATAA
- a CDS encoding phosphotransferase: protein MNCVVGKKKVLIKPEGRIDSNNAPEFESKIMSVVAENPDKKIDIDALNLKYISSAGLRVLLKVKKSVKKPIDIINVSDEVWDILSVTGFIEMFTVSRRLRSVTLQPSDVLMRSVNGAFYKLNDDSMVKVYKKGTSRDQLIRERELAKKALIMGIPTLIPYEVVMVGNLYGIVFEGIEIRSVAKVIRSDPSKIKEYASRFADFLKEIHRIRIDAGEFPNIKEKYEEWIEEASGWLSIGDSNNIRSLINAIPDSRNYLHGDITLANVLENGNEFMVVDMAGSAYGHPIFDLQGVYASMVETEKSRPGYCSSYIGASAETCREFWNEFYDVYMDGQDAETVAAMPELLRKYYVLNQKLLSVLESK, encoded by the coding sequence ATGAACTGCGTAGTTGGAAAGAAGAAGGTTTTAATAAAGCCGGAAGGCAGAATTGACTCAAATAATGCTCCGGAGTTCGAATCGAAGATTATGTCGGTCGTAGCAGAGAATCCAGATAAGAAAATCGATATAGATGCACTTAACCTTAAATATATTTCGAGTGCAGGTCTGAGGGTTCTTCTGAAAGTAAAGAAATCTGTAAAAAAACCAATTGATATAATTAACGTTTCAGATGAAGTATGGGATATTTTGAGCGTCACAGGATTTATTGAAATGTTTACTGTCAGCAGGAGACTTCGAAGTGTTACCCTGCAACCCAGTGATGTTTTAATGAGAAGTGTCAATGGAGCCTTTTACAAGCTGAATGATGACTCGATGGTGAAGGTATACAAAAAAGGAACAAGCAGGGATCAGCTTATAAGGGAGCGTGAGCTTGCAAAAAAGGCGCTTATCATGGGTATTCCTACACTTATTCCTTATGAAGTCGTGATGGTTGGGAATCTGTATGGAATAGTTTTTGAAGGAATTGAGATTCGTTCGGTGGCGAAGGTTATTCGGTCAGATCCGAGTAAGATAAAAGAATATGCATCGAGATTTGCAGATTTCTTAAAAGAGATTCATAGAATCAGGATTGATGCGGGAGAGTTTCCTAACATTAAGGAAAAGTACGAAGAGTGGATTGAAGAAGCTTCGGGATGGCTTTCGATAGGTGATTCAAATAACATAAGAAGCCTGATAAATGCAATTCCGGACAGCAGAAATTATCTGCATGGAGACATTACCCTGGCCAATGTGCTGGAAAATGGTAATGAATTTATGGTTGTGGATATGGCCGGTTCTGCTTACGGTCATCCTATTTTTGATCTGCAGGGAGTTTACGCATCTATGGTAGAAACCGAAAAATCGCGTCCGGGATACTGCAGCAGCTATATAGGTGCGTCGGCCGAAACTTGCCGGGAATTCTGGAATGAATTTTATGATGTCTATATGGATGGTCAGGATGCTGAGACAGTCGCAGCCATGCCGGAACTTTTGAGAAAATATTATGTTTTGAATCAAAAATTGCTTTCAGTGCTTGAAAGCAAGTGA
- a CDS encoding clostripain-related cysteine peptidase, with the protein MKRRWLISYALAVVMSITMTGCGMAQAVVAAGTYALAAKAGSDGTYDTEDDSEGKIPHESSGEAEETLMVYMVGSNLESQMGAATQDMQEMALSGYDPEKMNIVVCAGGAKKWWNSSVKKKELSAYIMQDEDIVPFYEMEGTNMSEPETLTEFINAAKDSYPAEKYSLILWNHGGGVVVGYGADENYGNEMLSVKQLSSAIEDSDVCKEGKFEWIGFDACMMGMVEVADALKDDAAYMIASEEVEAQDGWNYKALGD; encoded by the coding sequence ATGAAAAGAAGATGGTTGATTTCCTATGCGCTTGCCGTGGTAATGTCCATTACAATGACGGGATGCGGTATGGCGCAGGCTGTCGTGGCTGCGGGGACTTATGCACTTGCAGCAAAAGCCGGCAGTGACGGAACGTATGACACGGAAGATGACAGTGAGGGGAAAATACCTCACGAAAGCAGCGGAGAGGCAGAAGAAACCCTGATGGTCTACATGGTGGGTTCAAATCTTGAGTCACAGATGGGAGCTGCGACCCAGGATATGCAGGAGATGGCATTGAGTGGCTATGATCCGGAGAAGATGAATATTGTAGTGTGTGCCGGAGGAGCAAAGAAATGGTGGAACAGCTCGGTTAAGAAAAAGGAACTTTCAGCTTACATAATGCAGGATGAAGATATTGTTCCCTTTTATGAAATGGAAGGAACAAATATGTCTGAACCGGAAACGCTGACGGAATTTATCAATGCTGCAAAGGATTCTTACCCCGCTGAGAAATATTCACTTATTCTCTGGAATCACGGCGGAGGAGTCGTGGTTGGTTATGGTGCTGATGAGAATTATGGAAATGAGATGCTTTCCGTAAAGCAGCTTTCCTCTGCGATAGAGGATTCGGATGTTTGTAAAGAAGGGAAATTTGAATGGATCGGCTTCGATGCCTGCATGATGGGAATGGTGGAAGTTGCAGATGCATTAAAAGATGATGCGGCATACATGATCGCATCGGAAGAAGTTGAAGCTCAGGACGGCTGGAATTATAAAGCATTAGGGGATTAA
- a CDS encoding sigma-70 family RNA polymerase sigma factor: MKVDIEGAVRTYGDMVYRLAFVNTKNKTEAEDIFQEVFLKLIRYQESIISEEHLKAWLIRVTVNQSHTHTNSFWNKFTEGFDGLVDPKDEKVEMEFSYKESVSDLTRVVMGLPRKYREAIHLFYYEELSVKEICETLGENESTVKTRLARGRKLIENRMGEAYEL, from the coding sequence ATGAAAGTCGATATTGAAGGCGCTGTCAGGACTTATGGAGACATGGTTTACAGGTTAGCATTTGTAAACACTAAAAATAAAACAGAGGCAGAAGATATTTTTCAGGAAGTTTTTTTGAAACTTATTCGCTATCAGGAAAGTATTATAAGTGAGGAACACTTAAAAGCGTGGCTCATAAGGGTAACTGTCAATCAAAGTCACACACATACAAATTCTTTCTGGAATAAATTTACGGAAGGATTTGACGGGCTTGTCGATCCAAAAGATGAGAAAGTTGAAATGGAATTTTCGTACAAGGAATCTGTTTCTGATCTTACAAGAGTGGTTATGGGACTTCCGCGTAAATACAGAGAGGCTATTCACTTATTTTATTATGAAGAACTATCAGTAAAAGAAATCTGTGAGACATTGGGAGAGAACGAATCAACTGTCAAGACGAGACTCGCAAGAGGAAGGAAACTTATTGAAAACAGAATGGGGGAGGCATATGAGCTATGA
- a CDS encoding type II toxin-antitoxin system HicB family antitoxin produces MISSLMEYNGYHAKVEFDQEDQIFIGHVLGINDSLNFHGESVKELTESMHDCIDNYLEYCKQIGKEPEREFKGSFNVRIKPEQHKKIALYAANEGITINQFVSRAIEDELNILEG; encoded by the coding sequence ATGATTAGTTCTTTAATGGAATATAATGGTTATCATGCTAAAGTAGAATTTGATCAGGAAGACCAGATCTTTATAGGACATGTGCTGGGAATTAATGATTCGTTGAATTTTCATGGAGAATCAGTCAAGGAGCTCACCGAGTCAATGCATGACTGCATTGATAATTATCTTGAATACTGCAAACAGATAGGAAAAGAACCAGAGAGGGAATTTAAGGGTTCTTTCAATGTCAGGATAAAACCCGAACAGCACAAAAAGATTGCTTTATATGCTGCAAATGAAGGTATAACAATTAATCAGTTTGTATCCAGAGCTATTGAAGACGAGTTGAATATTCTGGAAGGTTAG
- a CDS encoding type II toxin-antitoxin system HicA family toxin — protein MPKKENLIKKLLAKPITTSFTVRELDSLMKQCGCQKFEGSRGSGIGYVHLETKRIIQFDGPHPGNELYRYHIKMVIKFLKEVGELE, from the coding sequence GTGCCAAAGAAAGAAAACCTAATTAAGAAACTGCTTGCCAAGCCGATAACAACAAGCTTTACTGTTAGAGAATTGGATAGCCTGATGAAGCAATGCGGCTGTCAGAAATTTGAAGGTAGTAGAGGCTCCGGAATAGGATATGTTCATCTTGAGACTAAAAGAATCATTCAGTTTGATGGACCACATCCTGGTAATGAGTTATACAGATACCATATTAAAATGGTAATAAAGTTCTTGAAGGAAGTAGGTGAATTGGAATGA
- a CDS encoding tyrosine-type recombinase/integrase: protein MSYTNYQCEEVLFWLKIEQKRNTMFQDVIRVPNPQTVNRTIKRIVETYNSEELLNAAKEKRDPELIPNFSCHVLRHTFATRLCEAESNLKVIQSVMGHRNIETTMDIYVEATEEKKQETFEGLASKLDNLF from the coding sequence TTGAGTTATACTAATTATCAGTGCGAGGAGGTGCTATTTTGGCTAAAGATAGAACAAAAAAGGAACACTATGTTCCAAGATGTTATCCGTGTACCGAATCCTCAGACAGTGAACCGTACCATCAAGAGAATTGTGGAGACCTACAATTCCGAAGAGCTGTTAAACGCAGCAAAGGAAAAGAGAGACCCGGAGCTGATTCCGAACTTCTCATGTCATGTTTTGAGACATACCTTTGCGACCAGACTCTGTGAAGCGGAGAGTAACCTGAAGGTGATCCAGTCCGTGATGGGGCACAGAAACATCGAAACCACCATGGATATCTACGTGGAGGCAACAGAAGAAAAGAAGCAGGAAACATTTGAAGGCTTGGCAAGCAAGCTGGACAATTTGTTTTAG
- a CDS encoding PBECR4 domain-containing protein codes for MTKAAKSYHENLEDQKVLFVYGVPSELKKQVEQNADIISCLEFYEVVFHRSNFLHLTGLNLNKKKISSAINFYSKCLDGRLSEDDFVLSKDGSTVQKLEVLADMMNIKKSASMIGDFTDAGPKLYSEKIAGNIYACMGFVCDKYSNLNVPNTLLKKDIRAVSSKPQKKIYAVFSKGYSEEKYTTIEKCDKSIEIGKIQLP; via the coding sequence ATTACTAAGGCTGCAAAAAGCTATCATGAAAATTTAGAAGATCAGAAGGTATTGTTTGTTTATGGCGTGCCATCTGAGCTTAAAAAGCAGGTTGAACAGAATGCAGATATAATATCATGTTTGGAATTCTATGAGGTTGTATTTCATAGATCGAATTTCCTGCATTTAACTGGATTAAATCTGAATAAGAAAAAAATTAGCTCTGCGATTAATTTCTATTCAAAATGTTTAGATGGTAGGTTATCAGAGGATGATTTTGTTTTATCCAAAGATGGTTCTACTGTGCAGAAATTAGAAGTGCTAGCCGATATGATGAATATTAAGAAATCTGCATCGATGATTGGTGACTTTACTGATGCAGGACCAAAGCTGTATTCAGAGAAGATAGCTGGAAATATATATGCTTGTATGGGGTTTGTATGTGATAAGTATTCTAATCTTAATGTACCCAATACTTTGCTAAAAAAAGATATTAGAGCCGTATCATCTAAACCTCAAAAGAAGATATATGCAGTTTTTAGCAAGGGTTATTCGGAAGAAAAGTATACTACAATTGAAAAATGTGATAAGTCAATTGAAATAGGAAAGATTCAATTGCCATAG
- a CDS encoding ATP-binding protein: MEIRRDIYLNKLISKKHNGLIKVVTGMRRCGKSYLLFNLFKEYLVNEGVNENHIIEIAFDSFENRKYRDPEVLFPYLMEKIADNEMYYVLLDEVQMLDDFESVLNSLGRKKNVDVYVTGSNAKFLSKDIITEFRGRGDEVHMYPLTYSEFMSVYDGDKQEGWRDYVLFGGIPLVLGFETADQKSDFLKSLFEETYISDITGRNNIRNKAELEELLNILSSAIGSLTNPSKLSATFKSIKNKTISKETIIKYIDYLKDSFLIDSAIRYDIKGKKYINTPSKYYFTDLGLRNARLNFRQVEETHAMENIIFNELKVRGYNVDVGVVVMNEVDKNGKKIRKQLEVDFVCNKGSKRFYIQSAYALPDKEKMEQEQRSLVNTGDGFKKIIITKDAVAPLYNDEGILVMSVYDFLLNPDSMEI; encoded by the coding sequence ATGGAAATACGCAGAGATATATATTTGAATAAGCTTATTTCAAAAAAGCATAACGGACTGATTAAGGTTGTAACAGGTATGCGAAGATGTGGAAAATCATACCTTTTATTTAATCTTTTTAAAGAGTATCTGGTAAATGAAGGAGTTAATGAAAACCATATTATTGAGATTGCATTTGACTCTTTTGAGAATAGAAAGTATCGAGATCCTGAAGTTTTATTTCCATATCTAATGGAAAAAATCGCTGATAATGAAATGTATTATGTTTTATTAGATGAAGTTCAGATGCTCGATGATTTTGAATCAGTTCTTAATAGCCTCGGAAGAAAGAAAAATGTGGATGTATATGTAACGGGAAGTAATGCCAAGTTTCTGTCAAAAGATATTATTACTGAATTTCGCGGACGTGGGGATGAAGTTCATATGTATCCGTTAACATATAGTGAATTTATGAGTGTATATGACGGTGACAAACAGGAAGGCTGGAGGGATTATGTGCTGTTCGGTGGAATACCGCTTGTGCTAGGCTTTGAAACGGCTGATCAAAAATCTGATTTTTTAAAATCTCTATTTGAGGAAACCTACATTTCTGATATTACTGGAAGGAATAATATACGAAATAAGGCAGAGTTAGAAGAACTTCTGAACATTTTATCCTCAGCAATTGGATCGCTCACGAATCCAAGCAAGTTATCTGCGACATTTAAAAGTATTAAAAACAAGACTATAAGCAAAGAAACCATAATCAAATATATAGATTACCTTAAAGATTCATTTCTTATTGATAGTGCAATTCGATATGATATCAAGGGTAAAAAATACATTAATACTCCATCGAAGTATTATTTTACCGATCTGGGACTTAGAAATGCGAGACTTAATTTTAGACAGGTTGAGGAGACTCATGCAATGGAAAACATTATATTTAATGAATTAAAAGTTCGTGGATATAATGTGGACGTTGGTGTTGTTGTGATGAATGAAGTTGACAAAAATGGTAAGAAGATTCGAAAACAGTTGGAAGTGGATTTTGTCTGCAACAAAGGTTCAAAGAGATTTTATATTCAATCAGCCTATGCGTTGCCTGATAAAGAAAAGATGGAACAGGAACAACGCTCACTAGTGAATACAGGCGATGGATTTAAGAAAATTATTATTACAAAGGATGCTGTGGCACCGCTTTATAATGATGAAGGCATATTGGTAATGAGTGTTTATGATTTTCTTCTAAATCCAGATAGCATGGAAATCTAA